From the Desulfovibrio sp. JY genome, one window contains:
- a CDS encoding 4Fe-4S dicluster domain-containing protein → MTIFGDVTQRLAGNTYVVDEQSHIEVNQEIARKTGTGKLLVRVCPAHVYSENEDGTIGVLFAACLECGTCRALASPDALTWHYPNGGFGIAFREG, encoded by the coding sequence ATGACGATCTTTGGAGATGTCACGCAACGTCTGGCGGGCAACACGTACGTCGTCGACGAGCAGTCGCACATAGAAGTCAACCAGGAGATCGCCCGAAAGACCGGCACGGGGAAATTGCTGGTCCGGGTGTGCCCTGCCCACGTCTATTCCGAAAACGAGGACGGCACCATCGGCGTTTTGTTCGCGGCCTGTCTGGAATGCGGCACCTGCCGCGCCCTGGCCAGCCCCGACGCGCTCACATGGCATTACCCGAACGGCGGATTCGGCATCGCCTTCCGCGAAGGCTGA
- a CDS encoding transporter, whose translation MKRACSLFLVVYALSCGLASASSGHYVNGVEGIKAATLPPEGFYVREYSVYYNAPEYRDKNNKIVNNDFKLNVFCQVTRLIYSSNISVLGGNLLFDAVVPFQYTDNSFKTGQSSPRSSEDMFGLGDILIEPLLLSWHGDRYDAAIGAGLYIPTGYFSKNHPASPGKGFYTVMFTAGGTVYFDQERTWSASILSRYEVNTEQNETNITPGNDFHFEWGIGKTFNKTMTVGAAGYCSWQTTDDSGSGATDDRTTIYGIGPEVAFDIPAYTTSVSLRFIKEFSGQNSSQGSIGTLTLTKRF comes from the coding sequence ATGAAACGGGCATGTTCTCTTTTTCTTGTGGTATATGCTCTATCCTGCGGTTTGGCGTCTGCCAGTAGCGGGCACTACGTCAATGGCGTCGAGGGGATAAAAGCGGCCACATTGCCGCCTGAAGGTTTTTACGTCAGAGAATATTCCGTATATTACAATGCTCCAGAGTACCGGGACAAGAACAATAAAATTGTCAACAACGACTTCAAGCTCAATGTATTCTGCCAAGTCACGCGTCTCATATACTCATCGAACATCTCGGTGCTTGGCGGCAATCTCCTCTTCGATGCCGTGGTACCTTTTCAGTATACCGACAATTCCTTCAAGACAGGGCAATCCTCCCCGCGCTCCAGTGAGGACATGTTCGGCCTTGGCGACATCCTGATTGAACCCCTGCTTCTCAGTTGGCATGGGGACAGGTATGACGCCGCCATTGGAGCAGGCCTGTACATTCCGACCGGTTATTTCAGCAAGAATCATCCGGCAAGTCCCGGCAAAGGCTTTTATACGGTGATGTTCACCGCAGGCGGGACCGTTTATTTCGACCAGGAAAGGACCTGGAGCGCATCCATTCTGTCCCGGTACGAAGTGAACACAGAGCAAAACGAAACAAACATTACCCCTGGCAATGACTTTCATTTTGAGTGGGGTATCGGAAAAACCTTCAACAAGACCATGACGGTCGGCGCCGCGGGCTACTGTTCATGGCAAACGACCGACGACAGCGGAAGCGGTGCAACGGATGATCGCACGACGATCTATGGCATCGGGCCGGAAGTCGCCTTTGACATCCCGGCGTACACCACTTCTGTTTCCCTGCGCTTCATAAAGGAATTCTCCGGACAAAACAGTTCGCAAGGCAGCATTGGCACGCTGACGCTGACGAAACGATTCTAG
- a CDS encoding FAD-dependent oxidoreductase has product MPEEALEVDADVIVIGGGVAGTVCAHQLAQAGKQVILIERGGQPGAKNLSGGIFYCRVMEQVFPDFVGEAPVERRITRNVLSFLNPTSHFNVDYWDQRLADPVNAVTVLRAKLDAWLAEQCEDAGVMVMPGIRVDSLLFENGQVVGVKAGEDELHAHVVVAADGVNSFIAQQAGIRAKEPAQNLAVGVKSVIGLPEKVIEDRFNVTGNDGVAYALVGDCTKTAAGGGFLYTNKESISVGVVLRLDDLEAKGLTSSEVHDHFLGHPAIAPLLRDGELLEYGCHLTIENGPAMAAHDLARPGLLIIGDAAGFTLNTGLTIRGMDLAAGSGIAAAKTIIKAFERGSYGQQDMDDYKKQLGATFVGADMKTYAKAPNFLEVPRMYQDYGLLLTDIFHDIYSCDTTPRKHIAATAAGAFKRSKVKLLTALGDMLKAARAL; this is encoded by the coding sequence ATGCCTGAAGAAGCACTCGAGGTCGATGCCGACGTCATCGTGATCGGCGGCGGCGTGGCCGGCACCGTCTGCGCCCACCAACTGGCGCAAGCGGGCAAGCAAGTCATTTTGATCGAACGCGGCGGGCAGCCCGGCGCAAAGAACCTCTCGGGAGGGATCTTCTACTGCCGCGTGATGGAACAGGTTTTCCCGGATTTTGTCGGAGAGGCCCCGGTGGAGCGCCGCATCACGCGCAATGTGCTCTCCTTCCTCAATCCGACGTCACACTTCAATGTCGACTACTGGGACCAGCGCCTGGCCGATCCCGTCAACGCGGTGACCGTGCTGCGGGCCAAGCTGGACGCATGGTTGGCCGAGCAATGCGAGGATGCCGGCGTCATGGTGATGCCGGGCATCCGGGTCGACAGCCTGCTGTTCGAAAACGGGCAGGTGGTCGGCGTCAAGGCCGGCGAGGACGAACTCCACGCCCATGTGGTGGTCGCCGCCGACGGCGTGAACTCCTTTATCGCCCAGCAGGCCGGCATCCGCGCCAAGGAACCGGCCCAGAACCTGGCCGTCGGCGTCAAGAGCGTGATCGGTCTGCCGGAGAAGGTCATCGAGGACCGCTTCAACGTCACCGGCAACGACGGGGTCGCCTATGCGCTCGTCGGCGACTGCACCAAGACGGCGGCTGGCGGCGGCTTTCTGTACACCAACAAGGAGTCGATCAGCGTCGGCGTGGTGCTGCGCCTCGACGACCTGGAGGCCAAGGGGCTCACGTCGAGCGAGGTGCACGACCACTTCCTGGGCCACCCGGCCATCGCGCCGCTTTTGCGCGACGGCGAGCTGCTGGAATACGGCTGCCACCTGACGATCGAAAACGGCCCGGCTATGGCTGCCCACGACCTCGCCCGGCCGGGGCTCCTCATCATCGGCGACGCCGCCGGCTTCACGCTCAACACCGGCCTGACCATCCGCGGCATGGACCTGGCCGCCGGCTCCGGCATCGCCGCCGCCAAGACCATCATCAAGGCGTTTGAGCGCGGCAGCTACGGCCAGCAGGACATGGACGACTACAAGAAGCAGCTGGGCGCCACGTTCGTCGGCGCCGACATGAAGACCTACGCCAAGGCGCCAAACTTCCTGGAAGTACCGCGCATGTACCAGGACTACGGCCTGCTGCTCACCGACATCTTCCACGACATCTACAGCTGCGACACCACGCCCCGCAAACACATCGCGGCAACGGCGGCCGGTGCGTTCAAGCGCTCGAAAGTCAAGCTGCTTACGGCCCTCGGGGACATGCTCAAGGCCGCCAGGGCGCTTTAG
- a CDS encoding FAD-dependent oxidoreductase, with product MAEEFDSHYDVIVIGGGGSGLSTAVQAAKNGLTCAVLEKEEQLGGSSAFAEGHAAFESDEQKKRGITVTKQEAYTAYIDYSHWRCDSALVNRFVENAATTITKMRDEVGAVYEDVTITAPEQPGELVTWHLPEGEVAHVLELLEADARRRGVDIFLSTPATRILRGEDGKIKGVVAKDADGETVRLGAKAVVVGSGGYAANPALINKYGKFKIGEHVINAGGKGNTGDGLKMMQEVGAVENSNIGTMLFFPLMRDKTVTSHVNNAGMQPSLWVDKYGRRFTNETVGLNFGNAGDLMVGLPDAMFWCILDQDYIDRLVNKGNFVGLGIYVRNYEKLIHLPGELEADAANSSCTNVHKGETLEALAGKIGVAPEVLRSEVEEYNGYVSAGDDKKYRKDPKYLFACNRAPFYAIKMEPGIMVSVGAIKINEYMQVLDANGGVIPGLYSVGCDAGGLFGESYQLTIPGSANGFALTSGWLSADDIAEKVKAGAL from the coding sequence ATGGCTGAAGAGTTCGATTCCCACTACGACGTCATCGTGATCGGCGGCGGCGGCTCGGGCCTGTCGACCGCTGTGCAGGCCGCCAAGAACGGTCTGACCTGCGCCGTGCTCGAAAAAGAAGAGCAGCTCGGCGGCAGCTCGGCCTTTGCCGAGGGCCACGCGGCCTTCGAGTCCGACGAGCAGAAAAAGCGCGGCATCACCGTCACCAAGCAGGAAGCCTACACCGCCTACATCGACTACTCGCACTGGCGCTGCGATTCGGCGCTGGTGAACCGTTTCGTCGAGAACGCCGCCACCACCATCACGAAGATGCGCGACGAGGTGGGAGCCGTCTACGAGGACGTCACCATCACCGCGCCCGAGCAGCCCGGCGAACTCGTCACCTGGCACCTGCCCGAAGGCGAGGTCGCGCATGTGCTCGAGCTGCTCGAAGCGGACGCCCGCCGCCGCGGCGTCGACATCTTCCTGTCCACCCCCGCAACCAGGATCCTGCGGGGCGAGGACGGCAAGATCAAGGGCGTGGTCGCCAAGGACGCCGATGGCGAGACCGTCAGGCTCGGGGCCAAGGCCGTCGTGGTCGGCTCCGGCGGCTATGCCGCCAATCCCGCGCTGATCAACAAGTACGGCAAGTTCAAGATCGGCGAGCATGTCATCAACGCCGGCGGGAAAGGGAACACCGGCGACGGCCTCAAGATGATGCAGGAGGTCGGCGCCGTCGAGAACTCCAATATCGGCACCATGCTGTTCTTTCCCCTGATGCGCGACAAGACCGTCACCAGCCACGTCAACAACGCCGGCATGCAGCCCTCGTTATGGGTCGACAAGTACGGCCGGCGCTTCACCAACGAAACCGTGGGGCTCAACTTCGGCAATGCCGGCGACCTCATGGTGGGCCTGCCGGACGCGATGTTCTGGTGCATCCTCGACCAGGACTACATCGACAGGCTGGTCAACAAGGGCAACTTTGTCGGCCTTGGCATCTACGTCCGCAACTACGAAAAGCTGATCCATCTGCCGGGGGAACTCGAGGCCGACGCCGCAAATAGCAGCTGCACCAACGTCCACAAGGGAGAGACCCTCGAAGCGCTGGCCGGCAAGATCGGTGTCGCTCCCGAAGTGCTGCGCTCGGAAGTCGAGGAGTACAACGGCTACGTCAGTGCCGGTGATGACAAGAAGTACCGCAAGGACCCGAAGTACCTCTTTGCCTGCAATCGGGCGCCCTTTTACGCCATCAAGATGGAACCCGGCATCATGGTCAGCGTCGGCGCCATCAAGATCAATGAATACATGCAGGTGCTCGATGCCAATGGTGGGGTCATTCCAGGCCTCTACAGCGTCGGTTGCGACGCGGGCGGCCTGTTCGGCGAAAGCTACCAACTGACGATTCCGGGTTCGGCCAACGGCTTCGCCCTGACGTCGGGGTGGCTGTCGGCCGACGACATCGCCGAGAAAGTCAAGGCCGGCGCGCTCTGA